The following nucleotide sequence is from Sphingomonas swuensis.
CTAAGGAGCGCTGCTCAACCCCACCGCGGCGAAACCGAGCAGCAGGAGGAGGCCGGTGAAGCGGTTGGAGCGGAACAGGCGAAGCGCGAGCTCGCCGTCGTCGGGGTCGGTCCGGAGCGCCTGGCCGGCAAGGTGGACGGCAGCGGGGAGCAGGGCGACGAGCCCGAGCAGGTCGGGACGAACCTGCCACAATGCCGCGCCCCAGCCGAGGAGGGCGAGGAGGTAGCAGGTCGCGATACCCGCTTGGGCGTGGCGGCCGAGGCGACGGGCAGAGGAGCGGACGCCGACCAGCGCGTCGTCCTCCTTGTCCTGGATCGCGTAGAGCGTGTCGTAGCCGATCACCCAGAAGATGCTTCCGAGCCAGAGCAGGATGGGAGCGGCGGCCAGCGAGCCCGTTGCCGCGGGCCAGCCGACCAATGCTCCCCAGCTGAAGACCAGTCCGAGCCAGGCCTGCGGCCACCAGGTGATCCGCTTCATGAAAGGGTAGGCGGCGACCAGTGCGACGCTGGCGAGCGAGACCAGCTGCGCGATGGCCGGAAGCTGGAAGAGGACCAGTAGGCCGAGCCCGCAGAGCAGCCCGACCAGCAGCCACGCCGAGCGCGGCGAGACCCGGCCGCTGGCGAGCGGGCGAAGGCGGGTGCGCTCGACCCTGGCGTCGAGGTCGCGATCGACGAGGTCGTTGTAGACGCAGCCCGCCGAGCGCATCGCGAAGGCGCCGAGGAGGAACCAGGCGAAGAGGTCCCAGCGTCCCTGAACGCCAGCCAGCGCGACGCTCCACGCGCAGGGCCAGTAGAGCAGCCAGGTTCCGATCGGGCGGTCGATCCGCATCAGGCTGGCATAGGGGCGGGCCGAAGCGGGAAGCGCGGCGATGAGGCCGCGGCGTTCGCTGTCGGGGACGAGGTCGGAGGCGGTCATCGAACCTTCCTGCCGCGAAGCGGTCGGAAGGAAAACCGCGCGCAAAGCGAGTCGTGGAGGGGCCGATCGGGATCGCGGAAGGCCCCTCGGTCAGCGCGTCGCGCTGCCACCTCCCCGTCGCTGCGCGACAGGGAGGATCTCCGTCCGCTCACGCCGCCTCGCGCTTCTCGCTGTTGTCGCCGCGCTTGCGGGGGTGGCCGCTGGCGACGATCCCGCCGGACAGCGTCTTCACCCACGGATAATGCTGGGCGACCTCGTCGGTGTAGCCGAGGTTGAAGACGGTCGGGCTCTTCGCCGGGCGTTCGGGCCGATCGTAGAAGGTGCCGAGCGCGCGATCCCAGAAGTAGCTGGTGATCCCGTAATTGCCGCGCTCGTCGTGGAAATGGTGCGCCATGTGGCGCTTCTTCATCTCGGCGATGACCTTCGACTTCGGCTTGTAGGCGAGGTGCTGGATGCAGTGGACGAACTCGTAGACGCAGGTCGTCAGCAGGCCCGCCGCAAGCGCCCCCGCGGCACCGCCAATGCCGCCGATTGCATAGCCGATCGGAAGCGCGACCCCGGCGATCGTCGGAAGCGTGGTGTGGAGCGCGCCAAACAGCACCTCGAGATGGTTGGGATCCTGGTGGTGGTCGTAGTGGATTCGCTTCCAGGTCGAGGCGAGGAAAGGCACCTTGAACATCCAGTTGCTGTGCAGCACCCAGCGATGGAGGCAGTACCAGACCAGAGGGTAAGCGGCGACGATGCTGCCGGCGGCAAGCGCCGTCCGGACCGGGCTGGCAGGAAATTCGGCCCACACCAGAATGCTTGCGAGCGACAGCGCGATGTAGGCGATGATCGCCGGATACTGGAAATAGGCGACCCACAATTGGCGAAGGGTCATGCGGTCGAGATAATGCGAACGCTTCCAGATTCCCGGCCGGGCCGAACTGCTCACGTCACTGCCTCACTTGAAGAATTCGGATCGTGCCGGATCCGCCGTCGCTGTTGTGGTGCTTCATTGCGGCTATATTGGGACGGCGAGGGCCTGGCGCTAGCGGGGCAGGGCCGCGACCAGCTCCTCGGGGGTGAGCTTGCCGGGAAAAGCCTTGCCGGCGAGGAAGAAGGTCGGGGTGCTGGTGACTCCGGCGGTTCGAGCCGTCAGATCGGCATTGGTGACCCAGGAATGATTGGCGGCGCTGGCGAGGCAGGTGGAGGCCCTCGCACCGGAAAGACCGTGCCGGACCGCGAGATCGTCGAGCCCGGTGACGTCGGCGATGACCGCGGCCTCGGCCTCGGGCCCGCGCAATTCGGCCTCGTATAGGCGCTGACGGATCGCATCGTTGCGCTGCCCGTCGGCAAGCCTCGCCTTGATGCCCTTCTGATCGGCCATCAGCGCTTCGATGAAGGCAAGGCGGCGCGGCGCGGGCACGCAGCGCGCGAGGACGGCGGCGGCACGGTCGTGCGGGAAGATGAGGAAGGGCCGCCAGGAAAGCCGCAGCTTGCCCGCCTTCACCCTGGCGTTGATCGTCGGCCCGGCCCCTTCGGAGAAGAGGGCGCAATGCGGGCAGCCGAAGCTCGCATATTCGGAGAGCAGGGGAGCGCCGGGGCGGCCGAAGGTCCAGCCCGCCACGCTCTCCACTCCCGTCGTGCGCCAGTCCTTCGGCGGAGCGGCCGCGCCGAGCAGGACGAGCAGGGACAGGGCAAGCAGCGAACGAAGCATCATTCCTCCGAGCGGATCAGCACCGTCTCGCCAATGAGCAGGAAGAGAAGAAACGGAGCCCAGGCGGCGAGGACGGGCGGATAGGCACCGACATTGCCCAGCGCCACCGCGAAATTGTCGATCACGAAATAGGCGAAGCCGAGCGCCATGCCGATGACGGCGCGGACCAGTACCTTGCCTGAACGGGCAAGGCCGAAGGCGGCCATCGCGGCGAGCAACGGCATCAGCATGGTCGAGAGCGGCTGCGAGATCTTGTGCCACAGTCCGGTGCGGGCAGTGGCGGTGGTCACGCCGGCCCGCTCCATCTCGTCGATGTTACGGCGGAGCGTGCGGAAGTTCTGCGAGTCGGGGTCGACCTTGGCGAGGGTGAAGCGCGGCGGCTCGACACCCTCGAGGGCGCGCAGAGCAGGCCGGCGCAGGATCATGTTCATCTGGCTGTCGTAGGTGCGGACGTTCTCGAGGATCCAGCCGCCCTCGAACGGGCGCGCCTGCGAGGCCTCTACTATGCGGCGGATGGTGATGTCCTGCCGCTCGTAGATGGTGACGTCGCGCAGGCGAACCCCGGCACCGCGCCCGGTGACTATCTTGGCCCGTACGAGGTCGTCGCCCGCGGTCACCCAGACGTTGCTGAGGATGCCGCTGTCGGGCGGCACCGGCTTATAGTCGTTGTCGTCCCAGGCGGCGAGCTGGCGGCTTCCGTCGACCACCACATATTCGTTGAAGAAGAAGGAGAAAGCGGCAAGCCCGATGCTGGCCGCGACCAAAGGGGCGAGCAACTGGTGGGCACTGAGGCCCGCCGCCTTCATCGCCACCACTTCGCTGTTCTGGTTGAGCGTGGTGAAGGTGATCAGCGCGCCGAGCAGGAAGGAGAAGGGAAAGGCGAAGGCGATCAGCTGCGGGAAGCGGTAACCGACGTAGCGCCACAGCTCGGCTTCGCCATTGCCGGGGATGGCGAGGATCTTGCCCGATTCCGACAGCAGGTTGTGCATCATCAGCACCATGCTCAGCGAAAGAAGCACGGCGAGGCTGCGCGAAACGTAGAGCCAGACGGTGTAGGTAGCGAGCCGGCGCGAGGGGAAGAAGTTGAGGTTGATCATGCGGCCTTCGCGACCCGTCGGCGCGGTTTGGGAAGCAATCGCTTGATGAACGCCCAGGCCTTGCCCGCACCCCGCTCGAGCGCACCGATCGGCTGCCCGCCGGGCTTGGTCGCGAGGGTAAGGAACATCCACAGGATGAGGCCGGCGAAGATCAGGAAGGGGAGGTACAGCACCACCTCGGGGATGAAGCGCCCCTGCGCGCCCGCATCCTCGGCCCACTGGTTGACCTTGTGGTAGGCGACCACCATCACGATCCCGACGAAGATGCCAAGGCTCGAGCTCGAGCGCTTGGGCGGCACCGCCAGCGCCACCGCGAGCAGCGGGAGGAGGAGCATCATCCACACCTCGACCAGCCGGAAGTGAAGGTTGGAGCGGGCCGCGAGATTGGCCTCGCCGACCATCCCGCCGCCATAGCTGGCATGGACCAGCTCGGGCAGGGTCATCTCCTCGGTCTGGTCCTGCGCCCGGGCCCGGAAGCTGTCGATCCGCGGCAGGTTGATCGGCAGGTCGTAGCTTTCGAAGGCAAGGGTGCGCGGGGTGGTGAAGCTGGGATCCTGCTGGATCAGCCGACCGCGCTCGAGCCTGAGGAGGATGGTGTCGGGATCGTCGGTGGCGAGGAAGCGGCCATGCGAGGCGGTCGCGACCACGCCCTTGCCGCTCTTGTCGTCGGCCTGGACGAACAGTCCGTGAAGCTGCGAGCCGCCATTCTCGCTGCGGTCGATCCGGATCGTCAGGCGCTTGCCGAGCGTGTTGAACTCGCCGACCTTGAGGCTCGCGCCGAGCGCGCCCGAGCGAAGGTCGAAGCGCAGCCGCTCATAGCCATAATGGGTCCAGGGCTGGAGCCAGCCGACCAGGAAGAGGTTCAGAAGCAGCAGCGCGAAGGAATAATAATAGGGCACGCGGAGGAGGCGGCCGAAGCCCGCCCCGATCCCGCGCAGCGCATCGAGCTCGCTCGAGGTGGCGAGCTTGCGGAAGGCGAGCAGGATTCCGAGCATCAGCCCGACCGGGATGCCGAGCGCGAAATATTCGGGCAGCAGGTTGGCGAGCATTCGCCACACCACGCTGACCGGACCGCCGGCATTGATCACGAAGTCGAATAGCCGGAGCATCTTGTCGAGGACGAGCAGCATCGCCGCCAGCACGAGCGTGCCGAGGAGGGGGATGGCGATCGCCCGGGCGATGTAGCGGTCGATGAGGGACATGCAGCCGTTCCCCTCAACCATGATTTGGCCGCAAAGCAAGTGCAACCGTGACATTGGCGTCTCTGCCCTTCGTCTCCGCGGCCCTGCGCCGGGAACGGAGAATGGGGGTTTGCCACTCCTTCCGACGAGTGTTCCCCGATGCGATCACCGCTTGCCACCCTGTTCCGGACGACGACCCCGGCGCCCCGCGTGCCGGCGGCGGCCGTCGGTGCAGGCGCGTGCCGCCGGGCTGACCTTGAGGGGGTGCGCTGATGGGCAAGGCCAGGATCGCGCTCCTCTCCAATCCCAACTCGACCGGCAACCTGTCGCAGTTGCCGCGCATCCGCGCCTTCTGCGCCGAGCATCCCGACATCTTCCACTATGAGGTCGAGAAGGCCGACCAGGTTGGCGAGGCGCTCAAGACCATCGCCCGGGTGCGGCCCAAGGTGCTGGCGATCAACGGCGGCGACGGGACGGTGCAGGCGGCGCTGACCGAACTCATCAACGGCGATCATTTCGGCGATTCGCGGCCTCCGGTCGCGGTGCTTCCGAACGGCAAGACCAACCTCATCGCGCTCGATCTCGGCGCGGTCGGCGATCCGGTCGAGGCGCTGCAGCGGCTGCTGACGCTGGCCGACGGCGACCTGTCGGACCACCTCGTCGCGCGCGAACTGATCGCGCTGACCAGTGACGGACGCGAGGAGCCGGTGATCGGCATGTTCCTCGGCGGCGCCGGCCTCGCCGATTCGATGCTGTTCTGCCGCGACAAGATCTACCCGCTCGGCCTGCCCAACGGGGTCAGCCACGTGCTGACCGCGCTGCTTGTGCTGCTTCGGCAGACCTTCGGGCTGACGAATCGTTTCCTCCCGCCGAGCCCGTCACCGATCGAGGTCAAGGTCCGTCGGCTGGGCGCCCTTCGTGGGCGCTTCCAGCTGCTGGCGGTGACCACGCTCGAAAAACTGCTGCTCGGAAGCGAGGTGCGGACCGCCGGCAAGGGACGGCTGAAGCTGCTTGCGATCGACCACCGGTCGAGCTCGCTGGTGCGCGGACTGTTCGCCGGCTTCACCCATCGCCTCGGCGCCAAGAAGCTGAGCGGCGTCCATGTCGAGGAAGCCGACGAGATCTCGATCGAGGGCGATCGCTCCTCGGTCATCCTCGATGGCGAGATGTTCGAGGCGCGGATCGGCCAGCCCATCCGGCTGACCCCTGCCAAGCCCTTGTCCTTTGTCCGCCTCGCCGCCTGATCCGGCGGCCGAGCTGAAGGCGCTGGTCCGCGCCGAGCTTGCCGAACCGGTCGATCCCAAGGTCGTTGCGATGGCGAAGGCCGTGGCCGAGCAGCATGGCGCGGCCTCGCGGGCAGTGCTCTTCTACGGCTCCTGCCTGCGCGAGTCCGAGCTCGACGGGCGCATGCTCGATTTCTACCTGATCGTGTCCGACTATGGCGCGGCCTATGACAAGGCATGGCTGGCGACGGCCAACCGGCTGATCCCGCCCAACGTCTTCCCCTTCGCGCATGACGGACTCGCCGCCAAATATGCGGTCCTGAGCGAAGCCGACTTCCATCGGCTGAACGGTCCCGAGACCCGCAACTCGTCGGTCTGGGCGCGCTTCGCCCAACCCTCGCGGCTGGTGTGGTCGGCGGACGAGCAGGCGACGGACAGGGCCGTCGACGCGGTCGCCCGGGCCGCTCCGACCCTGCTCAGCGCAGCGCTCTGCTCGCTCGACAATGCGCGGCCGCCGCTCGAACTGTGGCAGGCCGCCTTCGCACTCACCTATTCGGTCGAGATCCGTGCCGAGAAGGGGGATCGCAGCGCTTCGGTGGTCGAGGCCGATCCGCAGCGCTACCTGCGCTTCTTCGGTCCGGCGATGGCTGCGGCCCGCTCCGTCGGCCGGCGTTGCCGGGGCGGGTGGAAGCGGCGGCGGCTGGAAGGCAAGTTGCTGTCGGTCGCACGCCTGGCCAAGGCCAGTGCGACCTTTGCCGGCGGCGCGGAATATATCGCGTGGAAGATCAACCGACATGCCGGGACCGAGCTGCGGCTGAGCCCGTGGCAGAAGAAGCACCCGCTGGTCACCGCGGTGACCCTGCTTCCGCGGCTGATCCGGAGCGGCGCGATCCGCTAGGCGCGTGGCGCAAGCAGGAAATTGATGCGGGCGCTGGCGATCGGGCTGGCGCGATCCTTCTGCCAGGCGAAGGCCTCGACATTGGCGATCCGGGCACCGAGCCGCTCGATGGTGGCGCTGGCGAAGGTGTCGCGAGCCTTGCCGCCGAGGAGATAGTCGACCGTCACCGAGATGGGCTTGAGCACGACCTCGCGGCCTTCGGTGGCCAAGGCGAGCTGGCCGTAAGCAGCGAACTCGAGCAGCCCGGCGATGGCGCCGCCGTGAAGATAGCCGGGGCGGCCGACCACGTCGTCGTGGAAGGGCATGGTCCACAGCAGGCCGCCGTCCTCGCGACGCTCGGAGCGGAGCTGGAGCAGCTGGGCGTAGGGTGGAAGCGCGGTCATCGGCATGGCTGATAGCGTGGACGTGCCTGCTTTTCGCCCCTTTGTTGCGCTTGGGGGCAGCACGGCTTAGCGAGTGAGACCATGACCGACCGCGACGAACGCAAGGATGCCATCAACCGCCTGGTGGCCGACTTCAACAAGAAGGGCATCGAGGTTAGCGAGGACACGCGCTTCGCCCAGGATCTCGAATGGGACAGCCTGACGGTGATGGACTTCGTCGCCGCGGTCGAGGACGAGTTCGACATCATCATTACCATGAATCGCGCGGCCGAGATCGAGACGGTCGGCCAGCTGATCGACGCGGTCGGCGAACTGAAGGGCGAGGCGTGACCGATCCTGGCTTCGCGATGACCGCCGACGCCGGCAAGCCTGCGCCGCGCGGCACCGCGCCCGACCTGTTCGACAAGTTCCAGCCGCTCATCGACCAGCGCGAGGCGCTGCTGTCGACCGGGGTCACCGACCCGTTCAACCTGGTGATGGAGCGGGTCGAAAGCCCGACCGTCGCCATCTGCAACGGCAAGCGGACGATCCTTCTCGGCACCTACAATTACATGGGCCAGACCTTCGACCCGCAGGTGCTTGCGGCCGGCAAGAAGGCGCTCGACGAATTTGGCTCGGGGACGACCGGAAGCCGGGTGCTCAACGGCACCTACCAGGGTCACCGCGAGTGCGAGGAAGCGCTCAAGCGCTTCTACGGGATGGACCATGCGATGGTCTTCTCGACCGGCTACCAGGCCAATCTCGGGATCATCTCGACGATGGCGGGGAAGGACGATTACGTCATCCTCGACATCGACAGCCATGCCTCGATCTACGACGGCTGCGCGCTCGGCAACGCCCAGATCGTCGCCTTCCGCCACAATGACGTCGAAGCGCTCGAGAAGCGGCTGAAGCGGCTTCCCGCCGAGGCCGGCAAGCTGGTCGTGCTCGAGGGCGTCTATTCGATGCTCGGCGATACCGCGCCGCTCAAGGAGATGGTCGCGGTTTCCAAGGCGGCGGGCGCGATGGTGCTGGTCGACGAGGCGCATTCGATGGGCTTCATCGGCGAGCATGGCCGCGGGGTCGCCGAGGAGCAGGGCGTGCTCGACGACGTCGACTTCGTCATCGGGACCTTCTCCAAGTCGGTCGGAACGGTCGGCGGCTTCTGCGTCTCCAACCACCCCAAGTTCGAGATCCTGCGGCTGGTGTGCCGGCCCTACGTGTTCACCGCGAGCCTTCCGCCAAG
It contains:
- a CDS encoding thioredoxin domain-containing protein gives rise to the protein MLRSLLALSLLVLLGAAAPPKDWRTTGVESVAGWTFGRPGAPLLSEYASFGCPHCALFSEGAGPTINARVKAGKLRLSWRPFLIFPHDRAAAVLARCVPAPRRLAFIEALMADQKGIKARLADGQRNDAIRQRLYEAELRGPEAEAAVIADVTGLDDLAVRHGLSGARASTCLASAANHSWVTNADLTARTAGVTSTPTFFLAGKAFPGKLTPEELVAALPR
- the lptF gene encoding LPS export ABC transporter permease LptF, whose protein sequence is MSLIDRYIARAIAIPLLGTLVLAAMLLVLDKMLRLFDFVINAGGPVSVVWRMLANLLPEYFALGIPVGLMLGILLAFRKLATSSELDALRGIGAGFGRLLRVPYYYSFALLLLNLFLVGWLQPWTHYGYERLRFDLRSGALGASLKVGEFNTLGKRLTIRIDRSENGGSQLHGLFVQADDKSGKGVVATASHGRFLATDDPDTILLRLERGRLIQQDPSFTTPRTLAFESYDLPINLPRIDSFRARAQDQTEEMTLPELVHASYGGGMVGEANLAARSNLHFRLVEVWMMLLLPLLAVALAVPPKRSSSSLGIFVGIVMVVAYHKVNQWAEDAGAQGRFIPEVVLYLPFLIFAGLILWMFLTLATKPGGQPIGALERGAGKAWAFIKRLLPKPRRRVAKAA
- the spt gene encoding serine palmitoyltransferase: MTADAGKPAPRGTAPDLFDKFQPLIDQREALLSTGVTDPFNLVMERVESPTVAICNGKRTILLGTYNYMGQTFDPQVLAAGKKALDEFGSGTTGSRVLNGTYQGHRECEEALKRFYGMDHAMVFSTGYQANLGIISTMAGKDDYVILDIDSHASIYDGCALGNAQIVAFRHNDVEALEKRLKRLPAEAGKLVVLEGVYSMLGDTAPLKEMVAVSKAAGAMVLVDEAHSMGFIGEHGRGVAEEQGVLDDVDFVIGTFSKSVGTVGGFCVSNHPKFEILRLVCRPYVFTASLPPSVVATAATSIDLLRGAKDKRDHLWANSKRLHGGLKQLGFTLGTETPQSAIIAVIMPDLERGAAMWEALLQEGLYVNLARPPATPAGMTLLRCSLCALHSEEQVGEILGMFEAAGKRVGVI
- the ubiA gene encoding 4-hydroxybenzoate octaprenyltransferase, with the translated sequence MTASDLVPDSERRGLIAALPASARPYASLMRIDRPIGTWLLYWPCAWSVALAGVQGRWDLFAWFLLGAFAMRSAGCVYNDLVDRDLDARVERTRLRPLASGRVSPRSAWLLVGLLCGLGLLVLFQLPAIAQLVSLASVALVAAYPFMKRITWWPQAWLGLVFSWGALVGWPAATGSLAAAPILLWLGSIFWVIGYDTLYAIQDKEDDALVGVRSSARRLGRHAQAGIATCYLLALLGWGAALWQVRPDLLGLVALLPAAVHLAGQALRTDPDDGELALRLFRSNRFTGLLLLLGFAAVGLSSAP
- a CDS encoding acyl carrier protein yields the protein MTDRDERKDAINRLVADFNKKGIEVSEDTRFAQDLEWDSLTVMDFVAAVEDEFDIIITMNRAAEIETVGQLIDAVGELKGEA
- a CDS encoding PaaI family thioesterase, coding for MTALPPYAQLLQLRSERREDGGLLWTMPFHDDVVGRPGYLHGGAIAGLLEFAAYGQLALATEGREVVLKPISVTVDYLLGGKARDTFASATIERLGARIANVEAFAWQKDRASPIASARINFLLAPRA
- a CDS encoding acylglycerol kinase family protein, encoding MGKARIALLSNPNSTGNLSQLPRIRAFCAEHPDIFHYEVEKADQVGEALKTIARVRPKVLAINGGDGTVQAALTELINGDHFGDSRPPVAVLPNGKTNLIALDLGAVGDPVEALQRLLTLADGDLSDHLVARELIALTSDGREEPVIGMFLGGAGLADSMLFCRDKIYPLGLPNGVSHVLTALLVLLRQTFGLTNRFLPPSPSPIEVKVRRLGALRGRFQLLAVTTLEKLLLGSEVRTAGKGRLKLLAIDHRSSSLVRGLFAGFTHRLGAKKLSGVHVEEADEISIEGDRSSVILDGEMFEARIGQPIRLTPAKPLSFVRLAA
- a CDS encoding sterol desaturase family protein; the encoded protein is MTLRQLWVAYFQYPAIIAYIALSLASILVWAEFPASPVRTALAAGSIVAAYPLVWYCLHRWVLHSNWMFKVPFLASTWKRIHYDHHQDPNHLEVLFGALHTTLPTIAGVALPIGYAIGGIGGAAGALAAGLLTTCVYEFVHCIQHLAYKPKSKVIAEMKKRHMAHHFHDERGNYGITSYFWDRALGTFYDRPERPAKSPTVFNLGYTDEVAQHYPWVKTLSGGIVASGHPRKRGDNSEKREAA
- the lptG gene encoding LPS export ABC transporter permease LptG yields the protein MINLNFFPSRRLATYTVWLYVSRSLAVLLSLSMVLMMHNLLSESGKILAIPGNGEAELWRYVGYRFPQLIAFAFPFSFLLGALITFTTLNQNSEVVAMKAAGLSAHQLLAPLVAASIGLAAFSFFFNEYVVVDGSRQLAAWDDNDYKPVPPDSGILSNVWVTAGDDLVRAKIVTGRGAGVRLRDVTIYERQDITIRRIVEASQARPFEGGWILENVRTYDSQMNMILRRPALRALEGVEPPRFTLAKVDPDSQNFRTLRRNIDEMERAGVTTATARTGLWHKISQPLSTMLMPLLAAMAAFGLARSGKVLVRAVIGMALGFAYFVIDNFAVALGNVGAYPPVLAAWAPFLLFLLIGETVLIRSEE